The Legionella cincinnatiensis genome includes a region encoding these proteins:
- a CDS encoding DotI/IcmL family type IV secretion protein: MKNTILWGVLITLIGTQVQVYADVAQPSAPAPNALASPQTTQMPPPAAQSGPSLNPAQSTPPPVINCNYKIPPETKKIDQSLVITWSEKAVTQAFDFDPNNLDDQLQKLEACFTEQGWTGFNTALQKSGNLEAIKSQKLTVSSQVMGQAVVTEAKENQWKLNLPLQVVYQNDKEKVTQLLSIDVTVGRKITGDLGIVQMIAAPRNTEKSPNSNTTSTTPSNNNGATSTTTPAATTPAATTTGQPTKPALPANSQ, from the coding sequence ATGAAGAATACGATACTCTGGGGTGTTCTTATCACTTTGATTGGTACTCAAGTACAAGTATATGCTGATGTTGCTCAACCATCAGCCCCAGCACCTAATGCACTTGCTAGTCCTCAAACGACACAAATGCCTCCACCAGCAGCCCAGAGCGGGCCATCACTTAATCCAGCACAGTCTACACCACCCCCTGTGATCAATTGTAACTATAAGATTCCACCTGAAACAAAAAAAATTGACCAATCACTTGTTATAACTTGGTCAGAAAAAGCGGTAACCCAAGCTTTTGACTTTGATCCAAATAACTTAGATGATCAATTACAAAAATTAGAAGCTTGTTTTACAGAACAAGGATGGACAGGTTTTAATACAGCACTCCAAAAATCAGGAAATCTAGAAGCCATCAAATCACAAAAACTTACTGTAAGTAGCCAAGTAATGGGACAAGCTGTTGTTACTGAAGCCAAAGAAAATCAATGGAAACTTAATTTACCGCTCCAAGTTGTTTATCAAAATGATAAGGAAAAAGTAACCCAACTACTTAGTATTGACGTGACTGTTGGTCGAAAAATAACTGGGGATTTGGGAATTGTGCAAATGATTGCTGCACCAAGAAATACTGAAAAATCGCCAAACTCAAATACAACAAGCACTACCCCAAGTAACAACAATGGAGCAACTTCCACAACCACTCCAGCTGCAACTACTCCTGCTGCAACTACTACTGGACAACCAACAAAACCGGCACTACCAGCAAACAGTCAATGA